The following nucleotide sequence is from Pseudonocardia abyssalis.
CCGATACAGTGGCGTAGGCGCGTAGCACGGCGCAGCAGGCGAGGAGACGAAATGTTCGAGAGGTTCACCGACCGAGCAAGGCGTGTTGTCGTCCTGGCCCAAGAAGAGGCCCGGATGCTCAACCACAACTACATCGGCACCGAGCACATCCTCCTCGGCCTCATCCACGAGGGAGAGGGAGTGGCCGCCAAGGCCCTGGAGTCCCTCGGGATCGCCCTGGAGGGCGTCCGGCAGCAGGTCGAAGAGATCATCGGCCAGGGCCAGCAGGCACCGAGCGGGCACATCCCGTTCACGCCGCGGGCCAAGAAGGTCCTGGAGCTCTCGCTGCGCGAGGCGCTCCAGCTCGGCCACAACTACATCGGCACCGAGCACATCCTGCTCGGCCTGATCCGCGAGGGCGAGGGTGTCGCGGCGCAGGTCCTGGTCAAGCTGGGAGCCGACCTCAACCGGGTCCGCCAGCAGGTCCTGCAGCTGCTCTCCGGCTACCAGGGCAAGGAGCCCGCCGAGGGCGCCTCCGGTGGCCGTGGCGAGGGCACGCCCAGCTCGTCGCTGGTGCTCGACCAGTTCGGTCGCAACCTCACCCAGCAGGCCCGTGAGGGCAAGCTGGACCCGGTCATCGGCCGGGAGAAGGAGATCGAGCGGATCATGCAGGTCCTCTCCCGGAGGACCAAGAACAACCCGGTCCTGATCGGTGAGGCGGGCGTCGGCAAGACCGCGGCCGTCGAGGGCCTGGCCCAGAACATCATCAAGGGCGAGGTCCCCGAGACCCTCAAGGACAAGCAGCTCTACACGCTCGACCTGGGCTCGCTGGTCGCCGGTTCCCGCTACCGCGGTGACTTCGAGGAGCGCCTCAAGAAGGTGCTCAAGGAGATCCGCACGCGCGGCGACATCATCCTGTTCATCGACGAGATCCACACCCTCGTCGGGGCGGGTGCGGCCGAGGGCGCGATCGACGCCGCCAGCATCCTCAAGCCGATGCTGGCCCGCGGCGAGCTGCAGACGATCGGCGCCACCACGCTCGACGAGTACCGCAAGTACGTCGAGAAGGACCCGGCCCTGGAGCGTCGCTTCCAGCCGATCCAGGTCGGCGAGCCCACGGTCACGCACACCATCGAGATCCTCAAGGGTCTGCGCGACCGGTACGAGTCCCACCACCGCGTCACGATCACCGACGCGGCGCTGGTCGCGGCGGCCACGCTGGCCGACCGCTACATCTCCGACCGGTTCCTGCCCGACAAGGCGATCGACCTCATCGACGAGGCCGGCGCGCGCATGCGCATCCGCCGGATGACCGCGCCGCCGGACCTGCGCGAGTTCGACGAGAAGATCGCCAACGTCCGTCGCGACAAGGAGTCCGCGATCGACGCGCAGGACTTCGAGCGGGCGGCGAACCTGCGCGACTCGGAGAAGCAGCTCCTGGCCCAGAAGGGCGAGCGGGAGAAGCAGTGGAAGTCGGGCGACCTCGACGTCGTCGCCGAGGTCGACGAGGAGCAGATCGCCGAGGTCCTCGCGAACTGGACCGGCATCCCCGTCTTCAAGCTCACCGAGGAGGAGACCACCCGTCTCCTCAAGATGGAGGACGAGCTCCACAAGCGGATCATCGGGCAGGAGGAGGCCGTCAAGTCGGTCGCGAAGGCGATCCGCCGCACGCGCGCCGGCCTGAAGGACCCCAAGCGCCCGTCCGGCTCGTTCATCTTCGCCGGCCCGTCCGGTGTCGGTAAGACGGAGCTGTCGAAGGCGCTCGCCAACTTCCTGTTCGGCGAGGACGACGCGCTCATCCAGATCGACATGGGCGAGTTCCACGACCGCTACACCGCCTCGCGCCTGTTCGGTGCCCCTCCCGGGTACGTGGGCTACGAGGAGGGCGGCCAGCTGACGGAGAAGGTGCGTCGCAAGCCGTTCTCGGTGGTGCTGTTCGACGAGATCGAGAAGGCGCACCAGGAGATCTACAACACGCTCCTGCAGGTGCTGGAGGACGGTCGCCTGACCGACGGCCAGGGCCGCACGGTCGACTTCAAGAACACCGTCATCATCTTCACGTCCAACCTCGGTACGCAGGACATCTCCAAGGCCGTCGGCCTGGGCTTCGCCCAGAACAACGACGAGCAGTCCAACTACGAGCGGATGAAGTCGAAGGTCAACGACGAGCTGAAGAAGCACTTCCGCCCGGAGTTCCTCAACCGCATCGACGACATCGTGGTGTTCCACCAGCTCACCGAGCAGCAGATCATCACGATGGTCGACCTCATGATCACCCGGGTCGAGGGTGCGCTGGCCAACAAGGACATGGCCATCGAGCTCACCCCGGCCGCCAAGGGCCTGCTGGCCCGCCGCGGCTTCGACCCGGTGCTGGGGGCGCGGCCGCTGCGCCGCACCATCCAGCGCGAGATCGAGGACCAGCTGTCGGAGAAGATCCTGTTCGGGGAGATCTCGCCCGGGCAGATCGTGCTCGTCGACGTCGAGGGCATCGACCCCGACGCCGAGGACTCGAAGGCCGCCGACGACAAGGCCAAGTTCACCTTCCGCGGTGAGCCCAAGCCCGTCATGGTCCCCGACTCCCCGCCGGTCGACCTGGCGAAGTCGGGCGACGAGTAGTCACCCCGCACCACCGCACACGGCCCGTCGGGACTTCGGTCCCGGCGGGCCGTTCGCGTACGTTCTGCTCGTGAGTTCGGTGCGTGCGGTCCCCGAGACCGAGCTGATGGGCGAGGAGCTCTCCGCCGACGACGCCTGGCACACCGTGCGCCGTTACCACCTCGGGCAGCTGTTCTCCACGGCGTTCGTCCGCTTCCGCTACGGCGACGGGTTCAGCCACGCGCGGGCCTTCGCGCTGCAGCTCGCGCTGGCCGCCGTGCCGCTCGTCATCGCCGGGGCCGGGCTCGCCACCGCGCTCGGGGCGGAGTCGATCGCGCAGGTGGTGGCGCGCACCGTCGTCGCGATCTCCCCCGGGAGCAGCGACGCCCTGCTCGCCGACGTCATCGCGGGCGCCGACGAGGGCAGCGAGCGCGGCGAGGTCGTGGTCGTGCTGGGGCTGCTCACGGCGTTCGTGGCGGCCACGTCGGCGTTCGCCCAGCTCGAGCGCGGCGCCAACCGGATCTACGGCACCAAGCGCGACCGGCCGGCCCTGCGCAAGTACGGCAACGCGGCCCTGCTCACCGCCACCGCGGGCGTCGCGATGGCGGCAGGGCTCCTGCTGATCGTCGCGGGGGAGCCGTTCGGGGAGGCGCTGGAGGAGGTCTACCGCTGGGGCGACGCCGCGGAGACGGTCTGGGACGTCGTCCGGTGGCCGGTGGGGCTCGCGCTGCTCGTCGTCGCGGTCACACTGCTGTTCCGGTTCGCGCCACGGCGCAGGCAGCCGCAGCTGAGCTGGCTCGCGGTCGGGGCGGCGGTCACCGTGCTGGCCTGGCTGATCGCGTCGGGCCTGCTCGCTCTGTACGTCGTGGCCGCGGCCGGGTTCGACGAGACCTACGGCCCGCTGACGGCGGTGATGGCGCTGTTGATCTGGGCCAACCTCACCGGCATCGCGCTGCTCATGGGGATCGCGCTGGCCGCGCAGCTGGAGGCCGTGCGCGCCGGCCGGCCCGACCCCCTGCTGCCCGACAGCGACGACGACGGCATCCCCGACGGGCTCGACGAGCACCCGGACTCACCCGGTCGCTGACGCCCCGCGCGGCTCCGGTCGCGGGAAGGCCCGCACGAAGCGCTCGGCCAGCTCGCGGTCGCCGGAGACGACGTCGGACGGCAGGTCCGCGCCGCCGAACACGATCGCCTGCATCGCGGCCGCATCGATGGTGACCACGGCGTCGGGATCGACGGACTCGCCGCGGCCGATGCGGATGCGGCCGGCGGTGACCTCGGCGGCGAACCGGTCGGCGCCCAGGTGCAGGTCCACGCGCGCGTGCAGATCGCCCGCGGCGCCGGCGTCGAAGGTGGTGCGCAGGGCGAGCGCGAGCGCGTCGGCGGTGAGGGTGGCCCGGGCCACCTGCGGGGCCCGACTGCCCCACCGCGCCAGCGCCAGTACGACCTCCTCGAGCTCGTACCCCGCGTCGGTGAGCTCGTAGACCCGGGCTCTCGACGGCGGCCCCAGCAGTCGCCGCCGGACGAGTCCCTGCGCCTCCAGGTCGCGCAGCCGCTGCGCGAGGACGTTCTGGCTCATCCCCGCGAGTCCGGCGGCGAGGTCGCTGAAGCGCTTCGGGCCGAGCAGCAGGTCGCGCACCACGAGCAGGGCCCAGCGCTCACCGACCGCGTCGAGGGCCCTGGCGACGCCGCAGGGATCGTCGTAGCTCCGCATGCCACAACTTTAGCTTGCTAATCAGGAGTCTTGACTCCTAAATTAGGAGTATGATGCTGACGCAAGGCGACCCCGCCCTCCTCGACACCGACATCGCCCGCGGCCTCCTCGCCTCGACGGAGCCCGCCC
It contains:
- a CDS encoding ATP-dependent Clp protease ATP-binding subunit — protein: MFERFTDRARRVVVLAQEEARMLNHNYIGTEHILLGLIHEGEGVAAKALESLGIALEGVRQQVEEIIGQGQQAPSGHIPFTPRAKKVLELSLREALQLGHNYIGTEHILLGLIREGEGVAAQVLVKLGADLNRVRQQVLQLLSGYQGKEPAEGASGGRGEGTPSSSLVLDQFGRNLTQQAREGKLDPVIGREKEIERIMQVLSRRTKNNPVLIGEAGVGKTAAVEGLAQNIIKGEVPETLKDKQLYTLDLGSLVAGSRYRGDFEERLKKVLKEIRTRGDIILFIDEIHTLVGAGAAEGAIDAASILKPMLARGELQTIGATTLDEYRKYVEKDPALERRFQPIQVGEPTVTHTIEILKGLRDRYESHHRVTITDAALVAAATLADRYISDRFLPDKAIDLIDEAGARMRIRRMTAPPDLREFDEKIANVRRDKESAIDAQDFERAANLRDSEKQLLAQKGEREKQWKSGDLDVVAEVDEEQIAEVLANWTGIPVFKLTEEETTRLLKMEDELHKRIIGQEEAVKSVAKAIRRTRAGLKDPKRPSGSFIFAGPSGVGKTELSKALANFLFGEDDALIQIDMGEFHDRYTASRLFGAPPGYVGYEEGGQLTEKVRRKPFSVVLFDEIEKAHQEIYNTLLQVLEDGRLTDGQGRTVDFKNTVIIFTSNLGTQDISKAVGLGFAQNNDEQSNYERMKSKVNDELKKHFRPEFLNRIDDIVVFHQLTEQQIITMVDLMITRVEGALANKDMAIELTPAAKGLLARRGFDPVLGARPLRRTIQREIEDQLSEKILFGEISPGQIVLVDVEGIDPDAEDSKAADDKAKFTFRGEPKPVMVPDSPPVDLAKSGDE
- a CDS encoding YihY/virulence factor BrkB family protein → MSSVRAVPETELMGEELSADDAWHTVRRYHLGQLFSTAFVRFRYGDGFSHARAFALQLALAAVPLVIAGAGLATALGAESIAQVVARTVVAISPGSSDALLADVIAGADEGSERGEVVVVLGLLTAFVAATSAFAQLERGANRIYGTKRDRPALRKYGNAALLTATAGVAMAAGLLLIVAGEPFGEALEEVYRWGDAAETVWDVVRWPVGLALLVVAVTLLFRFAPRRRQPQLSWLAVGAAVTVLAWLIASGLLALYVVAAAGFDETYGPLTAVMALLIWANLTGIALLMGIALAAQLEAVRAGRPDPLLPDSDDDGIPDGLDEHPDSPGR
- a CDS encoding winged helix-turn-helix transcriptional regulator, encoding MRSYDDPCGVARALDAVGERWALLVVRDLLLGPKRFSDLAAGLAGMSQNVLAQRLRDLEAQGLVRRRLLGPPSRARVYELTDAGYELEEVVLALARWGSRAPQVARATLTADALALALRTTFDAGAAGDLHARVDLHLGADRFAAEVTAGRIRIGRGESVDPDAVVTIDAAAMQAIVFGGADLPSDVVSGDRELAERFVRAFPRPEPRGASATG